A genome region from Cinclus cinclus chromosome 29, bCinCin1.1, whole genome shotgun sequence includes the following:
- the LOC134054616 gene encoding indoleamine 2,3-dioxygenase 2-like, protein MDHPQAGRLAPACHSRASSPLRTTRPDPPGQGTGSAGSAHRASGVARPEHSRRPAMESSDDTEEPPLPLALSRFQVSEEFGFLLPDPLTELPAPYGPWMDLAHELPQLITSHQLRSRVHQMPQLNTQHLQGREELHLAHLVLSFITMGYVWQEGEEGTVQVLPRNLAVPYWEVSQALGLPPILSHADFVLANWRRKDPNGPLEIENLDTIITLPGGESLRGFILVTLLVEKAAVPGIKAIVRALGAILQSDEETLHRALEELAGAIEAMSEALRRMHDYVDPEVFYSVIRIFLSGWKDNPAMPHGLIYEGVSPEPMAFSGGSAAQSTVLHAFDELLGICHRQDTAAFLHRMRDYMPRPHRALLRELQGAVSLKQWLLSSGDARLRAAFNRCVCALTDFRSHHIAIVTKYIAIAAAKAKARRAQPSARAGPSAGKPPAALEAKGTGGSHIFSFLKSIRDTTREGMISA, encoded by the exons ATGGACCACCCCCAGGCTGGGAgactggctcctgcctgccacAGTCGGGCCAGCAGCCCGCTGCGCACAA CCAGGCCCGACCCCCCAGGACAAggcacaggcagtgctggctcagcaCACAGGGCCAGCGGGGTGGCCAGGCCAGAGCACAGCCGGCGTCCAGCAATGGAGAGCAGCGATGACACCGAGGAGCCCCCACTGCCTCTGGCACTGAGCAGGTTTCAGGTCTCCGAGGAGTTTGGCTTCCTGCTTCCCGACCCTCTG ACAGAGCTGCCGGCACCCTACGGCCCCTGGATGGACCTCGCCCATGAGCTGCCCCAGCTGATCACGAGCCATCAGCTCCGCTCGCGAGTTCACCAG ATGCCGCAGCTGAAcacccagcacctccagggacGTGAGGAGCTGCACTTGGCACACCTGGTGCTCAGCTTCATCACCATGGGCTACGTCTGGCAGGAGGGCGAGGAGGGCACCGTGCAG GTCCTGCCCCGAAATCTCGCTGTTCCCTactgggaggtgtcccaggcCCTGGGCCTCCCGCCCATCCTCAGCCACGCAGACTTTGTGTTGGCCAACTGGAGGAGGAAGGACCCCAATGG GCCTCTGGAAATTGA GAACCTGGACACGATCATCACTCTGCCTGGGGGAGAGAGCCTGCGGGGCTTCATCCTTGTCACCCTGCTTGTTGAGaaggcagctgtgcctggcATTAAG GCAATCGTCCGGGCCCTTGGTGCCATCCTGCAGAGTGATGAGGAGACCCTGCACAGAGccctggaggagctggcaggggCCATCGAGGCCATGAGTGAGGCACTGAGGCGGATGCACG ACTATGTGGATCCAGAAGTATTCTACTCTGTCATCCGGATCTTTCTTTCTGG CTGGAAGGACAACCCTGCCATGCCACACGGGCTCATCTACGAGGGGGTGTCCCCGGAGCCCATGGCGTTCTCGGGGGGCAGCGCGGCGCAGAGCACGGTCCTGCACGCCTTCGATGAGCTCCTGGGGATCTGCCACCGGCAGGACACTG CTGCCTTCCTGCACAGGATGAGGGACTACATGCCCCGGCCGCACAGAGCGCTGCTGCGGGAGCTGCAGGGCGCCGTGTCCCTGAAGCAGTGGCTGCTGTCCTCGGGGGATGCGCGGCTCCGCGCCGCCTTCAACCGCTGCGTGTGCGCGCTCACGGACTTCAGGTCCCACCACATCGCCATCGTCACCAAGTACATCGCCATCGCGGCGGCCAAAGCCAAGGCCAGGCGGGCACAgcccagtgccagggctggcccCTCTGCGGGGAAGCCCCCGGCTGCCCTGGAGGCCAAAGGGACCGGCGGGTCCCACATCTTCAGCTTCCTGAAGAGCATCAGGGACACCACCAGGGAGGGGATGATAAGTGCCTGA